In Leptospira meyeri, a genomic segment contains:
- a CDS encoding DUF4365 domain-containing protein, whose protein sequence is MNIPANHKKELISIAYITAIAAHENYLVVEFIHDYGVDITLKELDSRVTFDGKKEYFPNGREVDIQIKAIKESRFNSKAGIFKYPLKSKNYNDLFSRQNSKKPLILFLFVLPNEEKEWISLNKEDLMIRKNCYFFIPNNIPINTCKYNKTIEISTSNRLISNTIKNLFDQLL, encoded by the coding sequence ATGAACATACCAGCAAACCATAAAAAAGAATTAATTTCAATTGCATATATAACTGCCATTGCTGCACACGAAAACTATCTAGTCGTTGAGTTTATTCACGACTATGGAGTGGACATCACTCTTAAGGAATTAGATTCAAGAGTTACATTTGATGGGAAAAAAGAATACTTCCCAAACGGTAGAGAGGTAGATATTCAAATTAAAGCAATTAAAGAATCAAGATTTAATTCAAAAGCCGGTATTTTTAAGTACCCCCTCAAATCAAAAAACTACAATGACCTCTTCTCAAGACAAAACTCGAAGAAACCCCTAATTCTATTTCTGTTCGTATTACCCAATGAAGAAAAGGAATGGATATCTTTAAACAAGGAAGATTTAATGATAAGAAAAAATTGCTACTTTTTTATTCCAAACAATATTCCTATCAACACTTGCAAATATAACAAAACTATTGAAATATCAACCTCTAATAGACTTATTTCAAACACTATTAAAAATTTATTCGATCAACTATTGTAA